From the genome of Gemmatimonas phototrophica, one region includes:
- a CDS encoding M28 family metallopeptidase: protein MPSYPAIRTATSALLIGWAIASLGLLPASARAQRRPASTGVRSAEVPAALSLIKEADLKRDLYAMAGDAMRGREAGTPDEMRASMWVAEQLRTIGVKPVGDDGSYFQWFNMIRTRVSSVSSRGTLGSEPIEVWKDFIPLGGSGADVAGTVVWVANSADTTIDVRGKVVATAMVPPSPASIRTTTNSAEVRYTQAAIAATQARFARRGAAGLILVADATSDIAFDALAILRARGTYDVDRAARRFAAQPIRAEVPVPARQAGTPAFLVRSAMASRLQASPAVDIQVRLERFETPSVNIVGVIRGTDPKLRDEYVLYSSHQDHDGVRYKIEGDSVWAGADDNGTVSVALMASARAFARQPGKRSILFVYHGAEERGLLGSRYHAAHPVVPLSNIVTVLNGDMIGRNHPDSASLLGIQPPHRNSADLVAMAVRANELTGKFKLDSIWDRPTHPEGWYFRSDHVPYARLNVPAVMYSTNLHPDYHTPRDKPERINYPKLTRMTQWMYLTGWFVANAPKRPAIDEGFKLER from the coding sequence ATGCCTTCCTACCCCGCTATTCGCACGGCAACATCCGCGCTCCTGATCGGATGGGCCATCGCTTCCCTCGGCCTGCTTCCGGCATCGGCGCGGGCCCAGCGTCGACCGGCATCGACCGGCGTACGCAGCGCTGAGGTGCCCGCGGCGCTGTCGCTCATCAAGGAGGCCGACCTCAAACGCGATCTCTACGCCATGGCCGGCGACGCCATGCGTGGTCGCGAGGCCGGCACACCGGACGAAATGCGCGCCTCCATGTGGGTCGCGGAGCAACTGCGCACCATTGGTGTGAAGCCGGTGGGGGATGACGGCTCCTATTTCCAATGGTTCAACATGATTCGTACCCGTGTCTCCAGCGTCTCGTCGCGAGGCACTCTGGGGAGCGAGCCTATTGAGGTCTGGAAGGATTTCATTCCGCTCGGTGGCTCAGGGGCGGATGTGGCCGGAACCGTCGTGTGGGTGGCCAACAGCGCCGATACGACCATAGATGTGCGCGGAAAGGTCGTGGCGACCGCCATGGTGCCCCCGTCTCCCGCGAGCATTCGCACCACAACCAACAGCGCCGAAGTGCGCTATACGCAGGCCGCCATTGCTGCCACGCAGGCCCGGTTCGCACGCCGTGGCGCCGCCGGGCTCATTCTCGTGGCCGATGCGACCAGTGACATTGCCTTTGATGCCCTGGCCATTCTGCGGGCGCGCGGCACGTATGATGTCGATCGCGCCGCCCGTCGGTTCGCCGCCCAACCCATCCGCGCTGAAGTGCCAGTGCCGGCACGTCAGGCCGGGACGCCCGCCTTCCTCGTGCGCAGCGCCATGGCCTCGCGCCTGCAGGCCTCGCCGGCGGTGGACATTCAGGTGCGCCTCGAACGCTTCGAAACGCCTAGCGTCAACATTGTTGGCGTCATTCGTGGCACGGACCCCAAGCTGCGCGACGAGTACGTCCTCTACAGCTCACACCAGGACCACGACGGGGTGCGCTACAAAATTGAAGGCGACTCGGTGTGGGCCGGTGCCGACGATAATGGCACCGTGAGTGTGGCCCTAATGGCCTCGGCGCGTGCCTTTGCACGGCAGCCGGGAAAACGCTCCATCCTCTTCGTTTACCACGGTGCCGAAGAGCGCGGCTTGCTGGGCAGCCGCTACCACGCGGCCCATCCCGTCGTGCCCCTCAGCAACATCGTCACCGTCCTCAACGGCGACATGATTGGCCGCAACCACCCGGACTCGGCCAGTTTGCTGGGCATCCAGCCACCCCATCGCAATTCGGCAGATCTGGTTGCCATGGCCGTGCGGGCCAATGAGCTCACCGGAAAATTCAAGCTCGATTCCATCTGGGATCGCCCCACGCACCCGGAAGGCTGGTACTTCCGCAGTGATCACGTGCCGTATGCCCGCCTCAATGTACCGGCGGTCATGTACAGCACCAATCTGCACCCCGATTACCACACCCCCCGCGATAAACCCGAGCGCATCAATTATCCGAAGCTCACGCGGATGACGCAGTGGATGTATCTCACCGGCTGGTTTGTCGCCAACGCTCCCAAACGTCCCGCGATCGACGAGGGCTTCAAGCTGGAGCGGTAA